A section of the Triticum dicoccoides isolate Atlit2015 ecotype Zavitan chromosome 7A, WEW_v2.0, whole genome shotgun sequence genome encodes:
- the LOC119330680 gene encoding uncharacterized protein LOC119330680: protein MMAAAFVALVERYGYEDDVLKKHHRLQCHHPPRHAEDTPKSSLYCIQIAKDGEVERLKVESPDPQRHQRFVVDLICDRPRGRPWRSGPARQQPWTETPETLALQGCALAAGHLRRAHPQIFVYGACA, encoded by the exons ATGATGGCAGCTGCTTTTGTTGCTCTTGTGGAG cgctacggctatgaagatGACGTGTTGAAGAAGCACCATCGGCTTCAGTGTCACCATCCTCCTCGGCATGCAGAAGACACTCCCAAGTCGTCTCTGTACTGCATCCAG ATTGCAAAGGATGGCGAGGTTGAGCGTTTGAAAGTAGAAAGTCCAGATCCACAGCGGCATCAGCGCTTCGTCGTCGACCTCATCTGCGATCGTCCTCGAGGTCGCCCATGGCGGTCTGGTCCGGCCCGGCAGCAGCCATGGACGGAGACGCCTGAAACCCTAGCCCTCCAAGGATGCGCGCTGGCTGCAGGCCATCTTCGGCGAGCTCATCCACAGATCTTCGTCTATGGTGCGTGTGCATGA